The Zingiber officinale cultivar Zhangliang chromosome 9A, Zo_v1.1, whole genome shotgun sequence genome window below encodes:
- the LOC122019305 gene encoding glycerol-3-phosphate acyltransferase 1-like, with product MRIMAFVTFCGLRTGDLRLIARTVLPKIFLENLHLHACEVLKGRRAVVLTTLPRLMVEGFLKEYLEVGEVVGAELQVVKGCYFTGVISWPDKQRALRDMVKAGAAIVNLSNVHHHQLSAKEIYVVREEESRSESSKMPRNKYPKPLVFHDGRLAFLPTPCEMMAFFMWIPVAIRLAVFRIVMGIVFPYKISIFIAAVTGIRFRRAGDGKANGENKGVVYVCTHRTLLDPVMLCSALERTVPAVTYSLSRVSEALAPMRTVRLTRDRGRDAATMRRLLAVEGGLAVCPEGTTCREPYLLRFSPLFAEVVEEVVPVALDAWVGMLIS from the exons ATGAGGATCATGGCCTTCGTGACCTTCTGCGGGCTGAGGACGGGGGACCTGAGGCTGATCGCTAGGACTGTGCTGCCGAAAATTTTCTTGGAGAACCTCCATCTGCATGCATGCGAGGTGCTGAAAGGGAGGCGAGCTGTTGTGCTCACCACCTTGCCGAGGCTCATGGTGGAGGGATTCTTGAAGGAGTACTTAGAGGTGGGGGAGGTGGTGGGGGCGGAGCTGCAGGTGGTGAAGGGCTGCTACTTCACGGGGGTCATCTCTTGGCCTGACAAACAGAGAGCTCTCAGGGACATGGTCAAGGCCGGTGCGGCCATTGTGAACCTCTCCAATGTCCACCACCACCAACTCTCGGCCAAG gaAATTTATGTCGTGAGAGAGGAGGAATCAAGGAGTGAGAGCAGCAAAATGCCGAGAAACAAGTACCCGAAGCCACTTGTGTTCCATGACGGAAGACTGGCTTTTCTCCCGACGCCATGCGAGATGATGGCGTTCTTCATGTGGATACCCGTGGCAATCCGTTTGGCCGTGTTCAGGATCGTGATGGGGATCGTTTTCCCTTATAAAATATCCATCTTCATCGCCGCCGTCACCGGAATCCGATTCCGGAGGGCCGGAGATGGGAAAGCGAACGGGGAGAACAAGGGGGTGGTGTACGTGTGCACGCACCGGACGCTGTTGGACCCGGTGATGCTGTGCTCGGCGCTGGAGAGGACGGTGCCGGCCGTGACGTACAGCTTGAGCCGGGTGTCGGAGGCGTTGGCGCCGATGCGGACTGTGCGGCTGACCCGGGACAGGGGACGAGACGCGGCGACGATGCGGCGGCTGCTGGCGGTGGAGGGGGGCCTGGCGGTGTGCCCGGAGGGGACGACGTGCCGGGAGCCGTACCTGCTGCGGTTCAGCCCGCTGTTCGCGGaggtggtggaggaggtggtaCCGGTGGCTCTGGATGCGTGGGTGGGAATGCT
- the LOC122019306 gene encoding pyruvate dehydrogenase (acetyl-transferring) kinase, mitochondrial-like yields the protein MVFELVKNSLRAVQECFMNSDKNAPPVRIIVADGIEDVTIKISDEGGGIPRSGLPKIFTYLYSTAKNPLEENDEGSSDGVIMAGYGYGLPISRLYARYFGGDLQIISMEGYGKSNSFFMQYLISSSICPS from the exons ATGGTCTTTGAGTTGGTAAAAAACTCTCTGCGTGCGGTTCAAGAATGTTTTATGAATTCTGATAAGAATGCCCCTCCTGTTAGAATTATTGTCGCTGATGGGATTGAAGATGTTACAATAAAG ATATCAGATGAAGGGGGTGGCATACCAAGAAGTGGTCTTCCAAAGATTTTCACATATCTCTATAGCACTGCTAAAAATCCACTCGAGGAAAACGATGAAGGAAGCTCAGATGGAGTAATTATGGCTGGTTATGGTTATGGGCTTCCAATTAGTCGTCTCTATGCTCGCTATTTTGGTGGTGATTTACAAATTATCTCTATGGAAGGATATGGTAAATCCAATTCTTTCTTTATGCAATACTTAATCTCAAGTTCAATTTGTCCTTCTTGA